One region of Salinibacter grassmerensis genomic DNA includes:
- a CDS encoding cupin domain-containing protein, which produces MHAGALHEKLEQFDEQWAPRIIAAVNDQHVKLAKLEGPFDWHHHDGADEFFLVLRGRLVIEFRDADDRRLGQGDFCVVPSGTEHRPVAPDGEVHVLLVEPAATRNTGNLDTDRTVEDPEWI; this is translated from the coding sequence ATGCACGCCGGAGCCCTCCACGAGAAGCTGGAGCAGTTCGATGAACAGTGGGCCCCCCGCATCATCGCGGCGGTGAACGACCAGCACGTCAAGCTCGCCAAGCTGGAGGGGCCGTTCGACTGGCACCACCACGACGGCGCGGACGAGTTCTTTCTCGTCCTCCGCGGACGGCTCGTCATCGAGTTTCGGGACGCGGACGACCGGCGGCTCGGCCAGGGCGACTTCTGCGTCGTCCCGAGCGGCACCGAGCACCGCCCGGTGGCGCCCGACGGGGAGGTGCACGTTCTCCTCGTGGAGCCCGCCGCGACCCGCAACACCGGGAATCTCGACACCGACCGCACGGTTGAGGACCCCGAGTGGATTTGA